ATTGTTTTAACTGCTAAATCTGTTCCCTCACTTATGCTTAAATCCGGTTTGTATAAAGTGTCTAATACACCCCAACACATCATCATGCCTGAACCATCAACAGCATATTTTTCATGCAACATTACTGAACCATCTGGACCAATTTCATACAATGCAAAACCAGATCTATCTTTTCCACCAAGTAAAAATCCAGTTACTCCTAAAATAGGACTGAATTTTCTAATATTTTGATAAACTATTCCTGAAAACAAATTTGCAGCTTCTCTCACAGTAGCATCACTACCTGTTCTTATTCTTCTTAATGAAAGTTCTGCTTTAATTAATTTGGTAATTAATTGAACATCTGAAACAGTTCCTGCA
This genomic interval from Candidatus Woesearchaeota archaeon contains the following:
- a CDS encoding proteasome subunit beta → MNKAEEHINKGTTTVGIVCKEGIVLGADKRVTLGGAYVSHKSFDKVYKITENLAITTAGTVSDVQLITKLIKAELSLRRIRTGSDATVREAANLFSGIVYQNIRKFSPILGVTGFLLGGKDRSGFALYEIGPDGSVMLHEKYAVDGSGMMMCWGVLDTLYKPDLSISEGTDLAVKTISAAMQRDTATGEGIDIVTITKDGVKKVLTKIVESKLS